The following proteins are co-located in the Deltaproteobacteria bacterium genome:
- a CDS encoding protein-L-isoaspartate(D-aspartate) O-methyltransferase, whose protein sequence is MPGRDRFHQGGLSARQQGLHVARRRMVREQLERRGVRDPRVLSVIGKVPRHLFVEEGLWDQAYSDRPLTIGEGQTISQPFIVGYMTAQLRLTGTERVLEIGTGCGYQTAVLCSLAREVYSIERIATLSHRARRVLYDLGLVNFSLRIGDGTVGWPEAAPFDAIIVTAGGPEIPQAFLAQLADGGRLVIPVGSTEAQTLLRVTRKGAQFTQDTLTDCRFVKLVGAYGWRS, encoded by the coding sequence ATGCCGGGACGCGATCGCTTTCATCAGGGCGGATTATCTGCGCGACAACAGGGACTGCATGTGGCGCGCCGCCGCATGGTCCGCGAACAATTGGAACGGCGTGGGGTGCGCGATCCGCGCGTGCTTTCGGTCATCGGCAAGGTGCCGCGCCATCTCTTTGTCGAAGAGGGGTTGTGGGACCAGGCCTACTCCGATCGCCCGTTGACGATCGGCGAAGGGCAGACGATCTCGCAACCGTTCATCGTCGGTTATATGACCGCGCAGTTGCGGCTGACGGGGACCGAACGGGTCTTGGAGATCGGGACCGGATGCGGTTATCAAACGGCGGTGCTCTGCAGCCTGGCTCGTGAAGTCTATTCCATCGAACGCATTGCCACGCTTTCGCATCGGGCGCGGCGCGTGTTGTACGATCTCGGGCTGGTCAATTTTTCGCTTCGTATCGGCGATGGCACCGTTGGCTGGCCCGAGGCTGCACCATTCGACGCGATTATCGTGACGGCGGGCGGGCCGGAGATCCCGCAAGCCTTTTTGGCGCAACTGGCCGACGGCGGACGCTTGGTGATCCCGGTCGGCTCCACAGAGGCGCAGACGCTCCTGCGTGTGACTCGAAAGGGCGCGCAATTTACGCAAGACACCCTGACCGACTGCCGTTTTGTGAAGTTGGTCGGGGCGTATGGGTGGCGCTCCTAG